One stretch of Zonotrichia albicollis isolate bZonAlb1 chromosome 37, bZonAlb1.hap1, whole genome shotgun sequence DNA includes these proteins:
- the LOC141726630 gene encoding olfactory receptor 14C36-like: MSNSSSIRHFLLLALADTRQLQLLHFCLLLGISLAALLGNGLIISAVACGHHLHMPMFFFLLNLALSDLGMICTTVPKAMHNSLWDTRDISYSGCAAQVFLFLFFVGAEFSLLTVMCYDRYVSICKPLHYGTLLGSRACAHMAAAAWAGAFLNALLHTANTFSLPLCHGNDLGQFFCEVPQILKLSCSKSYLRELGPIALTVCVVSGCFVFIVFSYVQIFRAVLRIPSEQGQHKAFSTCLPHLAVVSLFLSTIMFAHLKPPSISSPSLDLPLSVLYSVVPPALNPLIYSLRNQELKAAVWTMTTGWLQEH, from the coding sequence atgtccaacagcagctccatcaggcacttcctcctgctggcattggcagacacgcggcagttgcagctcctgcacttctgcctcttgctgggcatctccctggctgccctcctgggcaacggcctcatcatcagcgccgtagcctgcggccaccacctgcacatgcccatgttcttcttcctgctcaacctggccctcagcgacctgggcatgatctgcaccactgtccccaaagccatgcacaattccctctgggacaccagggacatctcctactcaggatgtgctgcacaggtttTCCTATTTCTCTTCTTTGTGGGAGCAGAATTTTCTCTCCTGACcgtcatgtgctatgaccgctacgtgtccatctgcaaacccctgcactacgggaccctcctgggcagcagagcttgtgcccacatggcagcagctgcctgggccggtgcctttctcaatgctctgctgcacacagccaatacattttccctgcccctgtgccatggcaatgacctgggccagttcttctgtgaggtgccccagatcctcaagctctcctgctccaaatcctacctcagggaacttgggcctATTGCTCTCACTGTCTGTGTTGTTtctggctgttttgtgttcattgttttctcctatgtgcagatcttcagggctgtgctgaggatcccctctgagcagggacagcacaaagccttttccacctgcctccctcacctggctgtggtctccctgttcctcagcactatCATGtttgctcacctgaagcccccctccatctcctccccatccctggatctgcctctgtcagttctgtactcggtggtgcctccagccttgaaccccctcatctacagcctcaggaaccaggagctcaaggctgcagtgtggacaatGACAACTGGATGGCTTCAGGAACACTAA
- the LOC141726631 gene encoding olfactory receptor 14A16-like gives MSNSSSIRHFLLLALADTRQLQLLHFCLLLGISLAALLGNGLIISAVACGHHLHTPMFFFLLNLALSDLGMICTTVPKAMHNSLWETRNISYKGCAAQLFFFLFFISAEFSLLTVMCYDRYVSICKPLHYGTLLGSRACAHMAAAAWASGFLNALLHTANTFSLPLCHGNALGQFFCEVPQILKLSCSHSKLRKLGLLAIIAWLASGCFVFIVFSYVQIFRSVLRIPSEQGRHKAFSTCLPHLVVVSLFLSTAMFAYLKPPSISSPSLDLALSVLYSVVPPALNPLIYSLRNQELKAEVGRLMTGKFRKQ, from the coding sequence atgtccaacagcagctccatcaggcacttcctcctgctggctttggcagacacgcggcagctgcagctcctgcacttctgcctcttgctgggcatctccctggctgccctcctgggcaacggcctcatcatcagcgccgtagcctgcggccaccacctgcacacgcccatgttcttcttcctgctcaacctggccctcagtgacctgggcatgatctgcaccactgtccccaaagccatgcacaattccctctgggaaaccaggaacatctcctacaaaggatgtgctgcacagctctttttctttctgttcttcatctcagcagagttttccctcctgaccgtcatgtgctatgaccgctacgtgtccatctgcaaacccctgcactacgggacccttctgggcagcagagcttgtgcccacatggcagcagctgcctgggccagtggctttctcaatgctctgctgcacacagccaatacattttccctgcccctgtgccatggcaatgccctgggccagttcttctgtgaggtgccccagatcctcaaactctcctgctcacactccaaaCTTAGGAAACTTGGGCTTCTTGCTATTATTGCCTGGTTAGCTTCTGGATGTTTTgtattcattgttttctcctatgtgcagatcttcaggtctgtgctgaggatcccctctgagcagggaaggcacaaagccttttccacctgcctccctcacctggtcGTGGTCTCTCTGTTTCTCAGCACTGCCatgtttgcctacctgaagcccccctccatctcctccccatccctggatctggccctgtcagttctgtactcggtggtgcctccagccctgaaccccctcatctacagcctgaggaaccaggagctcaaggctgaaGTGGGGAGACTAATGACTGGAAAATTTAGAAAACAATAA